From one Luteolibacter sp. Y139 genomic stretch:
- a CDS encoding SanA/YdcF family protein, with amino-acid sequence METGRAEGVTWKPAWKRWLKRIFITAGVLGLLGVGFIAWANFAAVHAGSGKLFDDVSKVPAGKVALLFGTDDRFQGRENLYFRYRIDAAEALWKAGKIRLILVSGDNSEKYYNEPEKMKKALIERGIPKDRIVCDYAGLRTLDSVVRAKEVFGLTDVLFISQRFHNERAAYLAMANGMTCVGFNARDVAGQGGLKTKLREVGARVKMWLDVRILGTKPKHLGEKIPLPE; translated from the coding sequence ATGGAAACCGGTCGAGCAGAAGGTGTGACGTGGAAGCCGGCTTGGAAGCGCTGGCTGAAGCGGATCTTCATCACGGCAGGAGTCCTTGGCCTCCTTGGGGTCGGCTTTATCGCATGGGCCAATTTCGCCGCCGTGCACGCCGGCAGTGGCAAGCTATTCGACGATGTCTCGAAGGTCCCCGCGGGAAAGGTCGCCTTGCTCTTCGGCACCGATGATCGCTTCCAGGGCCGCGAGAACCTCTACTTCCGCTACCGCATCGACGCCGCCGAAGCCCTCTGGAAAGCCGGCAAAATCCGCCTGATCCTCGTTTCCGGCGACAACAGCGAGAAATACTACAACGAACCGGAGAAGATGAAGAAGGCGCTCATCGAGCGCGGCATCCCGAAGGACCGGATCGTCTGTGACTACGCAGGCCTGCGGACCTTGGACTCCGTGGTCCGCGCCAAGGAGGTCTTCGGACTCACCGACGTGCTCTTCATCTCACAACGCTTCCACAACGAGCGCGCCGCCTACCTCGCCATGGCAAACGGCATGACCTGCGTCGGTTTCAATGCCCGCGACGTGGCCGGCCAAGGCGGCCTGAAAACCAAGCTCCGCGAAGTCGGTGCACGCGTGAAGATGTGGCTGGACGTTCGAATCCTGGGCACCAAGCCGAAGCACCTAGGCGAAAAAATTCCGCTGCCGGAGTAG
- a CDS encoding diacylglycerol/lipid kinase family protein — translation MKGPHRYPLLFNPKARSQKGRRALGFLMDHATRFALYATNSAEEARELAAMFARSGEPVVIAAGGDGTLNAVVQGLAGSQTALGVLPAGTMNVFARELGIPFDNLARAFEVIEEGRVQEIDLFEANGMPFVQMAGVGFDAMVIEETTWESKKVLGPLAYLLAAVKVLGESPPKMLVTCDDGTQEEGVAVLAGNGSLYGGQFKLFHKADNSDSMLDVLVFKEAGYKLVLDSLRGLALGDLEHAGSTVSYLQAHSLRVTADREVPVQVDGELAGRCKEVAFSNQDPGRLRVLAPEEPIGSRFAEAVKAMVSWTKWKPVEQKV, via the coding sequence GTGAAGGGACCTCACCGGTATCCGCTGCTTTTCAACCCCAAGGCACGCAGCCAGAAAGGCCGCCGCGCCCTCGGCTTTTTGATGGATCACGCGACCCGTTTCGCGCTCTACGCCACCAATAGCGCCGAGGAAGCCCGCGAGCTCGCCGCCATGTTTGCCCGCAGTGGCGAGCCGGTCGTCATCGCCGCCGGGGGAGACGGCACGCTGAATGCCGTGGTCCAAGGCCTAGCCGGTTCGCAGACCGCGCTCGGTGTCCTGCCCGCCGGCACCATGAATGTCTTCGCCCGCGAGCTGGGCATCCCCTTCGACAATCTCGCCCGCGCCTTCGAGGTCATCGAAGAAGGCCGGGTCCAGGAAATCGATCTTTTCGAGGCCAATGGCATGCCCTTCGTGCAAATGGCCGGCGTCGGCTTCGACGCCATGGTCATCGAGGAAACGACCTGGGAGAGCAAGAAGGTCCTCGGTCCCCTCGCCTACCTGCTGGCAGCGGTCAAGGTCCTCGGTGAATCGCCACCGAAGATGCTGGTGACCTGCGACGATGGCACCCAGGAGGAAGGCGTCGCCGTCCTGGCCGGAAATGGCTCGCTCTACGGCGGCCAGTTCAAGCTCTTCCACAAGGCCGACAACAGCGACAGCATGCTCGACGTGCTCGTCTTCAAGGAAGCCGGCTACAAGCTGGTGCTAGATTCGCTGCGCGGGCTCGCCCTCGGTGACTTGGAGCACGCAGGATCCACCGTCAGCTACCTGCAGGCCCACTCGCTCCGCGTCACCGCAGATCGCGAGGTGCCCGTGCAGGTCGATGGCGAACTCGCCGGGCGCTGCAAGGAAGTGGCATTCAGCAATCAGGACCCCGGCCGCCTGCGGGTCCTTGCACCCGAGGAGCCAATCGGCAGCCGCTTCGCCGAGGCGGTGAAAGCGATGGTCTCGTGGACCAAATGGAAACCGGTCGAGCAGAAGGTGTGA
- the nagB gene encoding glucosamine-6-phosphate deaminase, producing MTESAPARVFADRTEACRTLAVGLAELVSSINASGRPAVLGLATGRTPLPFYAELIRLHREGQLSFANVITFNLDEYLGLPGGHPESYRAFMQRELFAHVDIPLGNVHIPDGSVTDIPAHCTAYEKAIRDAGGIDFQLLGIGRTGHIGFNEPGSPRDSRTRQVHLDPITREDAAPSFGGLEHVPTHAISMGCGTILEARKIALLAWGKAKAFIVKEALTGPVTDQVSASFLQNHPDATFYLDAEAGAEL from the coding sequence ATGACCGAGTCCGCTCCCGCCCGCGTCTTCGCAGATCGCACCGAAGCCTGCCGTACCCTTGCAGTCGGGCTCGCGGAACTGGTCTCGTCGATCAATGCATCCGGGCGTCCCGCGGTCCTCGGTCTCGCCACCGGCCGCACCCCTCTCCCCTTCTACGCCGAGCTCATCCGCCTCCATCGCGAGGGCCAGTTGTCCTTCGCCAACGTCATCACCTTCAATCTCGACGAATACCTCGGTCTGCCAGGAGGCCACCCGGAAAGCTACCGCGCCTTCATGCAGCGCGAGCTGTTCGCCCACGTCGACATCCCCTTGGGAAACGTCCACATCCCGGACGGCAGCGTGACCGATATACCCGCCCACTGCACCGCCTACGAAAAGGCAATCCGCGATGCCGGCGGCATCGATTTCCAGCTCCTTGGCATCGGCCGCACCGGTCACATCGGCTTCAATGAACCCGGCTCACCGCGCGACAGCCGCACCCGCCAAGTCCACCTCGACCCGATCACCCGTGAGGACGCCGCCCCATCCTTCGGCGGGCTGGAGCACGTCCCGACCCACGCCATCTCCATGGGCTGCGGCACCATCCTCGAAGCCCGCAAGATCGCCCTCCTCGCCTGGGGCAAGGCGAAGGCATTCATCGTGAAGGAAGCACTCACCGGCCCGGTCACCGATCAGGTGAGCGCGTCCTTCCTGCAAAATCATCCCGACGCGACCTTCTACCTCGATGCCGAGGCAGGCGCTGAACTTTGA
- a CDS encoding CoA-acylating methylmalonate-semialdehyde dehydrogenase, with amino-acid sequence MSLTADQTCPLYVGGKWKEVTGKGSSQVFNPSRGSVIATVPMCGAAEVNEVVAAAKAAFPMWRDTPPNERAQVLFRVKILLEDAFEELCLGISTEHGKTLSEARGDLRRGIEVVEFACGIPTLLMGESLENIARGIDCHTDRHPLGVVAGICPFNFPALVPMWMWPIAIACGNTFILKPSEKVPLTMQRVVALLEKAGLPPGVLNIVHGGRDCVDALLEHPDVAAISFVGSTPVAREIHRKGTSHGKRVQAAGGAKNFVILMPDADVDRTVEAVKDGAFGCAGERCMAGSTAVAVGEAGDKLLPALADLVGAMKVGPTDKRESQPDMGAVISAEHRARVAGLVDAGEHAGAKVLTDGRKTKIDDAPDGFFLGPTVIDHVTPDNPLMETEVFGPVLAVLRAKSLEDAITLANQQAFGNGASIFTNSGKAAREFRRNVSAGMVGINVGVPAPLAYFPFTGWNDSFFGDLHIQGKEGVEFFTKRKTTTTRWFSFGDGEVWAK; translated from the coding sequence ATGAGCCTTACTGCTGATCAGACTTGCCCCTTGTATGTCGGTGGAAAATGGAAGGAGGTGACAGGGAAGGGGAGCAGCCAGGTTTTCAATCCCTCCCGCGGTTCCGTCATCGCCACCGTCCCGATGTGTGGTGCGGCCGAGGTGAATGAGGTGGTGGCTGCGGCCAAGGCTGCCTTTCCGATGTGGCGGGACACGCCGCCGAACGAGCGCGCGCAGGTGCTGTTCCGGGTGAAGATTTTGTTAGAGGATGCCTTTGAGGAGCTGTGCCTTGGGATTTCCACCGAGCACGGGAAGACGCTCTCCGAGGCGCGTGGTGATCTTCGGCGCGGGATCGAAGTGGTGGAGTTCGCGTGTGGCATCCCGACGCTGCTGATGGGGGAGTCGCTGGAGAACATCGCGCGTGGCATCGATTGTCATACGGACCGGCATCCGCTGGGAGTGGTGGCGGGGATCTGTCCGTTTAATTTCCCGGCGCTGGTGCCGATGTGGATGTGGCCGATCGCGATCGCCTGTGGGAATACTTTCATCCTGAAGCCGAGCGAGAAGGTGCCGCTCACGATGCAGCGGGTGGTGGCTTTGTTAGAGAAGGCTGGGCTGCCGCCGGGCGTGCTGAACATCGTGCATGGTGGACGTGATTGTGTGGATGCGTTGCTGGAGCATCCGGATGTGGCGGCGATTTCCTTTGTCGGCTCGACGCCGGTGGCACGCGAGATTCATCGCAAGGGGACGTCGCATGGCAAGCGGGTCCAGGCTGCGGGTGGTGCGAAGAACTTCGTGATCCTGATGCCGGATGCGGATGTCGATCGGACGGTGGAGGCGGTGAAGGATGGGGCCTTTGGCTGCGCGGGGGAACGCTGTATGGCGGGCTCCACCGCGGTGGCGGTGGGTGAGGCGGGTGACAAGCTTTTGCCTGCGTTGGCGGATCTGGTCGGGGCGATGAAGGTCGGGCCGACTGACAAGCGTGAATCCCAGCCTGACATGGGTGCGGTCATTTCGGCCGAGCATAGGGCGCGTGTCGCTGGGCTGGTGGATGCCGGAGAACATGCCGGGGCGAAGGTCCTGACGGATGGACGCAAGACCAAGATCGACGATGCGCCCGATGGCTTCTTCCTTGGGCCTACGGTCATTGACCACGTGACTCCGGACAATCCGTTGATGGAGACGGAGGTCTTCGGTCCGGTGCTGGCGGTGCTGCGCGCGAAGTCGCTGGAAGACGCTATCACCCTCGCGAACCAGCAGGCTTTCGGCAACGGGGCGTCGATCTTTACGAATTCCGGGAAGGCTGCGCGGGAGTTTCGCCGCAATGTCAGTGCCGGCATGGTGGGTATCAATGTGGGCGTGCCTGCGCCGCTGGCCTACTTTCCGTTCACCGGGTGGAATGACTCTTTCTTCGGCGATCTCCATATCCAGGGGAAAGAGGGCGTTGAGTTCTTCACCAAGCGCAAGACCACGACGACGCGTTGGTTCTCCTTCGGCGACGGCGAGGTGTGGGCGAAGTGA
- the hydA gene encoding dihydropyrimidinase — protein MSLLIRNGEIVTSTARFTADVLSENGVITAIGPNLPVPPGVEVIDASGKYVFPGFIDPHVHIYLPFMGTFSKDDWASGSKAALMGGTTTLIEMCCPSRAEDPLEAIRLWKSKAAGLASCDYTFHAGITKFDDSTAEAMKAIVAEEEILSFKVFLAYKGAFGIDDTELYRTLVAVKELGAVLTAHCENAELVAETQKKLVAEGKTGPEWHEPSRPISVEAEGCHHLMTFAGMTGTEVYVVHTSCKPAVEAITEARARGVKAGIETVAPYLTLDSSYAEKPDFEGAKWVMSPPIRAKEHQDFLWQCIADGTVDTVATDHAPFDFIPQKHMGHPEAGKAVDASFQATGKAANFTLIPNGIPSVEERVKLLYTHGVATGRIDLHTFVKVASTRAAEIFGLYPQKGEIAIGSDADLVIWDPAWRGTISAATHSMATDYSAWEGWPVEGRPELVTVRGKVMVRDGIWCGEKGWGNFLPRKSKG, from the coding sequence ATGAGTTTGCTGATTCGCAACGGCGAGATCGTCACTTCCACGGCGCGCTTCACCGCCGACGTCCTGAGCGAGAATGGCGTGATTACGGCCATAGGGCCCAATTTGCCGGTGCCGCCGGGTGTGGAGGTGATCGATGCCTCGGGCAAGTATGTGTTTCCGGGTTTCATCGATCCGCACGTGCACATCTACCTGCCCTTCATGGGTACGTTTTCGAAGGACGACTGGGCGAGTGGAAGCAAGGCGGCGCTGATGGGTGGCACCACGACGCTGATTGAGATGTGCTGCCCGTCGCGGGCGGAGGATCCGCTGGAGGCGATCCGGCTGTGGAAGAGCAAGGCGGCGGGACTCGCTTCCTGCGACTATACGTTTCACGCGGGAATCACGAAGTTCGATGACTCCACGGCGGAGGCGATGAAGGCGATCGTGGCGGAGGAGGAGATCCTGTCGTTCAAGGTCTTCCTTGCTTACAAGGGTGCCTTCGGGATCGACGATACGGAGCTCTATCGGACGCTGGTCGCGGTGAAAGAACTGGGTGCGGTGCTCACTGCGCATTGTGAGAATGCGGAACTGGTTGCGGAGACGCAGAAGAAGTTGGTCGCGGAGGGAAAGACGGGGCCGGAGTGGCATGAGCCGTCGCGGCCGATTTCAGTCGAAGCGGAAGGTTGCCATCACTTGATGACCTTCGCGGGGATGACGGGCACGGAGGTGTATGTGGTCCATACGAGTTGCAAGCCGGCGGTGGAGGCGATCACGGAGGCGCGGGCTCGTGGGGTGAAGGCCGGGATCGAGACGGTGGCTCCCTATCTCACGCTCGATAGCAGCTATGCGGAGAAGCCGGACTTCGAGGGGGCGAAGTGGGTAATGAGCCCGCCGATCCGTGCGAAGGAGCATCAGGATTTCCTGTGGCAATGCATTGCGGATGGAACCGTCGACACGGTGGCTACGGACCATGCGCCGTTTGATTTCATTCCTCAGAAGCACATGGGGCATCCGGAAGCTGGTAAGGCTGTGGATGCTTCGTTCCAGGCAACAGGAAAGGCGGCGAATTTTACGCTCATTCCGAATGGGATCCCGAGTGTGGAGGAGCGGGTGAAGCTGCTCTACACCCATGGTGTTGCCACCGGTCGGATTGATCTTCACACCTTCGTCAAAGTGGCGAGCACTCGTGCGGCGGAGATTTTTGGGCTGTATCCGCAAAAGGGGGAGATTGCCATCGGCAGTGATGCGGATCTGGTGATTTGGGATCCGGCGTGGCGCGGCACCATTTCCGCTGCCACGCACTCGATGGCGACAGATTACTCCGCATGGGAAGGCTGGCCGGTGGAAGGTCGTCCGGAGCTGGTGACCGTTCGCGGCAAGGTGATGGTGCGTGATGGCATCTGGTGTGGCGAGAAGGGGTGGGGGAACTTCCTTCCCCGCAAGTCGAAGGGCTAG
- a CDS encoding NCS1 family nucleobase:cation symporter-1, with amino-acid sequence MHQPLHDERLTNEDLAPVPPERRTWTYWNFAALWVSMAACIPTYMLASGLVEKGMNWWQAVLTVFLGNAIVLVPMILNAHAGAAYGIPFPVFCRASFGTLGANVPAVLRALVACGWFGIQAWIGGDAIHQILAVFFPSMAAGAAISGLGINASQLVCFLFFWSINMWVIYRGIHTIRVLLSIKAPLLIILGLALLCWAYSAAGGFGPMLSKPSDFGPGQPKEGQFPLFFIGALTGMVGFWATLSLNIPDFTRYARSQKDQILGQSIGLAPTMGLYAFIGVAVTSATAVIYGGDGIWDPVKVLTRFTNPVVLVIAMLALCVATLATNIAANVVSPANDFANLAPSKISFRTGGFITGIIGVLMMPWKLVTDPTGYIFTWLLGYSALLGPIAGIMIADYFVIRHRKLDVDDLYRMNGRYRYSSGFSYAALGAFAVAVLPNLPGFLVEIKVLDAVGVPDFLEVLYKQAWFVGFAIAFVLYLVFRKIAPVKIHP; translated from the coding sequence ATGCACCAACCTCTCCACGACGAACGCCTGACCAACGAGGACCTTGCTCCGGTCCCGCCGGAGCGGCGCACGTGGACCTACTGGAATTTCGCCGCGCTGTGGGTGTCGATGGCGGCCTGCATTCCCACCTACATGCTGGCCTCGGGCTTGGTGGAGAAGGGGATGAATTGGTGGCAGGCGGTGCTCACTGTTTTCCTCGGCAATGCCATCGTGCTGGTGCCGATGATCCTGAATGCCCATGCGGGGGCGGCCTATGGCATTCCTTTTCCAGTTTTTTGCCGCGCCTCCTTCGGCACTCTTGGCGCGAATGTGCCCGCGGTGCTCCGGGCCTTGGTCGCGTGCGGGTGGTTCGGCATCCAGGCGTGGATCGGTGGCGATGCCATCCATCAGATCCTTGCTGTGTTCTTTCCTTCGATGGCGGCAGGAGCAGCCATTTCCGGTCTCGGTATCAACGCGAGCCAACTTGTCTGCTTCCTCTTCTTTTGGAGCATTAACATGTGGGTGATCTATCGTGGCATCCACACGATCCGCGTGCTGCTTTCGATCAAGGCTCCGTTGCTGATCATTCTCGGTTTGGCTCTCTTGTGTTGGGCATATAGCGCGGCAGGTGGTTTTGGGCCGATGCTGTCGAAGCCCTCCGATTTCGGTCCCGGTCAGCCAAAGGAAGGGCAGTTTCCGCTTTTCTTCATCGGTGCGCTCACCGGTATGGTCGGCTTCTGGGCCACGCTCTCGCTCAATATTCCGGACTTCACGCGCTATGCTCGCTCGCAGAAGGACCAGATTCTCGGGCAGTCTATCGGATTGGCACCGACGATGGGTCTCTACGCCTTCATCGGAGTGGCGGTGACTTCAGCCACTGCGGTGATCTATGGAGGTGACGGGATCTGGGATCCGGTCAAGGTGCTCACGCGTTTCACGAATCCGGTGGTGCTGGTTATTGCGATGCTCGCTCTCTGCGTCGCCACCCTGGCCACGAACATCGCGGCGAATGTTGTCAGTCCTGCCAATGACTTTGCCAACCTGGCACCCAGCAAGATCTCCTTTCGCACCGGCGGCTTCATCACCGGGATCATCGGGGTATTGATGATGCCTTGGAAGCTGGTGACGGATCCCACTGGCTACATCTTCACGTGGTTGCTCGGCTACAGCGCCTTGTTAGGACCTATCGCCGGTATCATGATTGCGGATTACTTCGTGATCCGTCACCGGAAGCTGGACGTGGATGATCTCTACCGGATGAACGGCCGGTATCGATATTCCAGCGGCTTTAGCTACGCAGCACTCGGGGCCTTTGCTGTGGCGGTGCTGCCGAATCTTCCCGGCTTCCTCGTGGAGATCAAAGTGCTGGATGCCGTTGGAGTGCCTGACTTCCTGGAAGTTCTCTACAAACAGGCGTGGTTTGTCGGCTTCGCCATTGCCTTCGTCCTTTACCTCGTCTTTCGCAAAATCGCTCCGGTCAAAATCCATCCCTAA
- a CDS encoding aspartate aminotransferase family protein produces the protein MATLPPFDYTPMPYDGPSPEEILALRQAYVSPGIFHYYKKPIAIVEGKRQYLFDDKGRRYLDGFGGIVTVSVGHCHPEVVAAANLQNETISHTTTIYLNPNIALYAKELAAKMPGDLKVCYFVNSGSEANDLALLMARAYTGNYDAIALRNAYHGGSPSAMALTSHHTWKFNVPHSFGVQHAQMPDIYRGPFGSDDPDAGKKYAADVADLVRFGSSGKIAAFIAESIQGVGGTVVFPDGYLKHAYEHARAAGGLCIADEVQAGFGRTGTHFWGFETQGVIPDIVTMAKGIGNGCPLAAVVTTPEIAKTLATRIHFNTFGGNPVSMAQGRAVLKVIEKEGLQANSLKIGAQLTAGFNRLAEKHSLIGQVRGPGLMLGVELVKDRATKEPARDECAAVFEKCKELGLLIGKGGLFGNVLRIKPPMCITEADAEFMIEVIDEALATV, from the coding sequence ATGGCCACGCTTCCACCTTTCGACTACACTCCGATGCCTTACGATGGTCCTTCGCCGGAGGAGATCCTCGCGCTGCGACAGGCTTATGTGAGTCCCGGCATTTTTCACTACTACAAGAAGCCGATCGCGATCGTGGAGGGGAAGAGGCAGTATCTTTTCGATGACAAGGGACGGCGTTATCTCGATGGCTTCGGTGGAATCGTCACGGTGAGTGTGGGGCATTGCCATCCCGAGGTGGTGGCTGCGGCGAATCTCCAGAACGAGACGATCTCCCACACCACGACGATCTACCTGAATCCGAACATCGCGCTGTATGCGAAGGAGCTTGCGGCAAAGATGCCGGGGGATCTGAAGGTGTGCTACTTTGTGAATTCCGGCTCGGAGGCGAACGATTTGGCCTTGTTGATGGCCCGCGCCTACACCGGGAACTACGACGCGATCGCTCTACGCAATGCCTACCACGGCGGCAGTCCGTCGGCGATGGCGCTGACCTCGCATCACACGTGGAAGTTCAATGTGCCGCATTCCTTCGGTGTTCAGCATGCGCAGATGCCGGACATCTATCGCGGTCCCTTCGGCAGCGATGATCCGGATGCGGGCAAGAAATACGCAGCGGATGTGGCGGATCTTGTCCGCTTCGGTAGCTCGGGAAAAATCGCGGCATTCATCGCCGAGTCGATCCAAGGTGTTGGCGGCACGGTGGTGTTTCCGGATGGTTACTTGAAGCATGCGTATGAGCACGCGCGCGCTGCGGGTGGGCTGTGCATTGCGGATGAAGTGCAGGCTGGCTTCGGACGCACGGGCACGCACTTCTGGGGCTTTGAGACGCAGGGTGTGATTCCCGACATTGTCACGATGGCGAAGGGGATCGGGAATGGTTGCCCGCTTGCGGCGGTGGTGACCACGCCGGAGATCGCGAAGACTCTGGCGACTCGGATTCACTTCAATACGTTCGGGGGCAATCCGGTGTCGATGGCGCAGGGGCGCGCGGTGTTGAAGGTGATCGAGAAGGAGGGATTGCAGGCGAACTCGTTGAAGATAGGGGCTCAGTTGACCGCGGGCTTCAACCGGCTGGCGGAGAAGCATTCGTTGATCGGTCAGGTCCGCGGGCCGGGGCTGATGCTGGGTGTAGAGTTGGTGAAGGATCGTGCGACCAAGGAGCCAGCGCGGGATGAATGCGCGGCGGTGTTCGAGAAGTGCAAGGAGCTCGGGCTGCTGATTGGAAAGGGCGGGCTGTTCGGGAATGTGCTCCGGATCAAGCCGCCGATGTGTATCACCGAGGCGGATGCGGAGTTCATGATCGAGGTGATCGATGAGGCGTTGGCGACCGTGTGA
- the rhaM gene encoding L-rhamnose mutarotase, with translation MIRKAFVMSVNAGAEEEYERRHQPIWDELAAVLKAHGVHNYSIFLHPETRQLFGYAEIESEERWAAIASTEVCQRWWKHMAEVMPSNPDSSPVSAPLREVFHLD, from the coding sequence ATGATCCGCAAGGCCTTCGTCATGTCGGTCAACGCCGGCGCGGAAGAGGAATACGAGCGTCGCCACCAGCCAATCTGGGACGAGTTGGCGGCGGTGCTAAAGGCACACGGCGTCCACAACTACTCCATCTTCCTGCATCCGGAGACACGCCAGCTTTTCGGCTATGCCGAAATCGAAAGCGAAGAACGCTGGGCCGCCATCGCCTCCACCGAAGTCTGCCAGCGCTGGTGGAAACACATGGCCGAAGTAATGCCATCGAATCCCGACTCCTCACCCGTCTCGGCACCGCTTCGCGAAGTCTTCCATTTGGACTGA
- a CDS encoding bifunctional 3,4-dihydroxy-2-butanone-4-phosphate synthase/GTP cyclohydrolase II encodes MATPLEFSPVEEIIAEIAAGRIVIVADDPDRENEADLIAAASLCTQETISFMAVHGRGLICAPITQERAEELELQQMTRRNREVLRTAFTVSVDAAKGVTTGISAADRARTVQLLADSTAKADDFVQPGHIFPIQARAGGVLRRAGHTEAAVDLARLAGLPSAGVICEIMHVDGTMARVGDLGDYQQTHGLKACTIAQIIQWRRRSEKLVVREETIKLPTDHGEFDCHLYRVETDGSHHLALSRGKIDPDTPTLVRVHSECLTGDVFLSQRCDCGGQLDAAMEHISKEGGVLLYLRQEGRGIGLAAKIHAYKLQEQGFDTIEANEKLGFPSDLRDYGMGAQILCDLGVRKIRLLTNNPKKVVGLEGYGLEIVEQLPIRLPENVHNARYLATKRERMGHHL; translated from the coding sequence ATGGCCACCCCGCTTGAATTCAGCCCCGTTGAGGAAATCATCGCCGAGATCGCCGCCGGCCGCATCGTCATCGTGGCAGATGATCCGGACCGCGAGAACGAGGCCGACCTGATCGCCGCGGCCTCGCTGTGCACACAGGAAACGATTTCCTTCATGGCCGTCCACGGCCGCGGCCTGATCTGTGCTCCCATCACCCAGGAGCGCGCCGAGGAACTCGAACTCCAACAAATGACCCGCCGCAATCGCGAGGTCCTGCGCACCGCCTTCACCGTCTCGGTCGATGCGGCCAAAGGCGTGACCACCGGCATTTCCGCCGCCGACCGTGCCCGCACCGTCCAATTGCTCGCCGACTCGACCGCCAAGGCCGATGACTTCGTCCAGCCCGGCCACATTTTCCCGATCCAAGCCCGCGCCGGCGGCGTCCTCCGTCGCGCCGGTCACACTGAGGCCGCCGTCGATCTCGCCCGCCTCGCCGGCCTGCCCTCCGCAGGCGTGATCTGCGAAATCATGCACGTCGACGGCACCATGGCCCGCGTCGGCGACCTCGGCGATTACCAGCAGACCCACGGACTGAAAGCCTGCACCATCGCCCAGATCATCCAGTGGCGCCGCCGCTCCGAGAAGCTCGTGGTGCGGGAGGAAACCATCAAGCTGCCCACCGACCACGGCGAGTTCGATTGCCATCTTTATCGCGTCGAGACCGATGGCTCACATCACCTCGCCCTCAGCCGCGGCAAGATCGATCCCGACACCCCGACCCTGGTCCGCGTCCACTCGGAATGCCTCACCGGCGACGTCTTCCTTTCCCAACGCTGCGACTGCGGCGGCCAACTCGACGCCGCCATGGAGCACATTTCAAAGGAAGGCGGCGTGCTCCTCTACCTCCGCCAGGAAGGCCGCGGCATCGGCCTCGCCGCGAAAATTCACGCTTACAAGCTGCAGGAGCAGGGCTTCGACACCATCGAAGCCAACGAAAAGCTCGGCTTCCCCTCCGACCTCCGCGACTACGGCATGGGTGCCCAGATCCTCTGCGACCTCGGCGTCCGGAAGATCCGCCTGCTGACGAACAACCCCAAGAAAGTCGTCGGCCTCGAAGGCTACGGCTTGGAGATCGTCGAACAGCTCCCCATCCGCCTGCCGGAAAATGTTCACAACGCCCGCTACCTCGCCACCAAGCGCGAGCGCATGGGCCACCACCTCTAA